One genomic segment of Arthrobacter sp. JZ12 includes these proteins:
- a CDS encoding ABC transporter ATP-binding protein, with protein sequence MTDSRPIASETPGPGCRKRDPIVTARNVTRSFGGINAVDVEYLEIPRNKITALIGPNGAGKTTLFNLLTGFDTPQSGEWDFDGHSLAGVAPYKVARLGMVRTFQLTKVMGKLTVMENMRLGAKDQPGESLGRALFRGLWGKREKEITSQAEVLLEKFKLDAKAKDYAASLSGGQRKLLEMARALMVRPKLVMLDEPMAGVNPALTQSLLDHIKNLKAEGMTVLFVEHDMHMVRHIADWVVVMAEGRVVAEGAPDVVMKDPAVIDAYLGAHHDVDLGDSHGVEIMEAELSRDEESVVGTDDAGLLSHSSITELEHRSHDTASGTTPEEKRP encoded by the coding sequence ATGACGGATTCCCGCCCGATCGCCTCGGAAACCCCCGGGCCGGGCTGCCGCAAGCGGGACCCGATCGTCACCGCCCGCAACGTCACCCGAAGCTTCGGCGGCATCAACGCCGTCGATGTGGAGTACCTGGAAATCCCCCGCAACAAGATCACCGCGCTGATCGGTCCCAACGGAGCCGGGAAGACCACCCTGTTCAACCTGCTCACGGGTTTCGACACCCCGCAGAGCGGTGAGTGGGACTTCGACGGCCACTCCCTCGCCGGCGTCGCTCCTTACAAGGTGGCCCGCCTGGGCATGGTTCGCACCTTCCAGCTGACAAAAGTGATGGGCAAGCTCACCGTCATGGAGAACATGCGGCTGGGCGCCAAGGACCAGCCGGGTGAAAGCCTCGGGCGGGCACTGTTCCGCGGACTGTGGGGCAAACGGGAAAAGGAGATCACCTCCCAGGCCGAGGTCCTGCTGGAGAAGTTCAAGCTGGACGCCAAGGCGAAGGACTACGCGGCGTCGCTGTCGGGCGGCCAGCGAAAGTTGCTTGAGATGGCACGTGCCCTCATGGTGCGTCCAAAGCTGGTGATGCTCGATGAGCCCATGGCCGGCGTGAACCCCGCCCTCACCCAGTCCCTGCTGGACCACATCAAGAACCTGAAGGCCGAGGGCATGACGGTCCTGTTCGTTGAGCACGACATGCACATGGTCCGCCACATCGCCGATTGGGTAGTGGTCATGGCAGAAGGGCGCGTGGTCGCGGAGGGCGCTCCCGACGTCGTCATGAAAGACCCTGCCGTCATCGACGCCTACTTGGGGGCCCACCACGACGTCGACCTCGGCGACTCCCACGGAGTGGAGATTATGGAAGCGGAACTGTCCCGCGACGAGGAGTCTGTAGTCGGAACCGACGACGCCGGGCTGCTCAGCCACTCAAGCATCACTGAACTCGAACACCGCTCGCACGACACAGCGTCAGGCACAACACCCGAGGAGAAGCGGCCATGA
- a CDS encoding ABC transporter ATP-binding protein — translation MSTAAGSSGAGAPTPAGKSVVKVTDLVAGYLPGVNILNGCSIEARAGELIGIIGPNGAGKSTLLKAMFGLVKVHSGTVVVRDQDITGLKANKLVSRGVGFVPQNNNVFATLTIEENLQMGMYQRPKDFKERFDFVTGLFPELGKRRAQRAGSLSGGERQMVAMGRALMMEPAVLLLDEPSAGLSPVKQDETFLRVHEINRAGVSVIMVEQNARRCLQICDRAYVLDQGKDAYTGTGRELMKDPKVIQLYLGTLADTA, via the coding sequence ATGAGCACCGCAGCAGGAAGCTCCGGCGCCGGAGCACCGACCCCCGCCGGCAAGTCAGTGGTGAAGGTGACCGATCTGGTTGCCGGATACCTCCCCGGAGTGAATATCCTCAACGGCTGTTCGATTGAGGCGCGCGCGGGCGAACTGATCGGGATCATCGGCCCCAACGGTGCGGGCAAGTCCACCCTGCTCAAGGCGATGTTCGGACTGGTGAAAGTGCACTCCGGCACAGTAGTGGTGCGGGACCAGGACATCACAGGCCTCAAGGCCAACAAGCTGGTGAGCCGCGGCGTCGGCTTCGTCCCGCAGAACAACAACGTCTTCGCCACACTGACCATCGAGGAGAACCTCCAGATGGGCATGTACCAGCGGCCCAAGGATTTCAAGGAACGGTTCGACTTCGTCACCGGCCTGTTCCCCGAGCTGGGCAAACGGCGCGCGCAGCGGGCAGGATCGCTCTCGGGCGGCGAACGCCAGATGGTGGCGATGGGCAGGGCGCTCATGATGGAACCTGCCGTGCTGCTCCTGGACGAGCCGTCGGCCGGTCTCTCCCCCGTCAAGCAGGACGAGACCTTCCTCCGCGTCCACGAGATCAACCGTGCAGGCGTCTCGGTGATCATGGTGGAGCAGAACGCGCGCCGCTGCCTGCAGATCTGCGACCGGGCCTACGTCCTGGACCAGGGGAAGGACGCCTACACCGGAACCGGGCGGGAACTCATGAAGGATCCCAAGGTCATTCAGCTTTACCTCGGAACGCTCGCCGACACCGCGTAG
- a CDS encoding ABC transporter substrate-binding protein, translating into MTATRTSARFSIGENAPRAAKIAALSLGVALFASACGGNPTPEEGGGETSAAAASGLTCPESQGGQAPEPGEKGDPGAVPEAETTSETPLKLGSILPTTGALAFLGPPEIAGVNLAVQEINEAGGVLGQDVEIIHRDSGDTTTDIATQSVTDLLSQDVSAIIGAASSGVSQTVINQITGAGVIQMSPANTSPDFTDWDDNGLYWRTAPSDVLQGRVLGNYIMSCGAQTVGMIVLNDAYGTGLQASIKEAVESAGGQVVAEELFNEGDSQFSSQVDALVAADPDAYVVISFDQATSIIPLMTGQGVEPGQMFFVDGNTADYSGDLDPGTLEGAQGTQPGSFAGDEFKEALAEIDDSLNVWNYAGESYDAVNLIALAADAAGSIEGADIAAELEAVSKDGEKCYDYAGCITLQRNGEDIDYDGISGPISFDENGDPTEAFIGIYQFDENNVPQPSRSEAGQL; encoded by the coding sequence ATGACAGCAACACGTACCTCCGCGCGGTTCAGCATCGGGGAGAATGCACCGCGCGCAGCGAAGATTGCGGCGCTCAGCCTGGGCGTGGCACTCTTCGCTTCGGCCTGTGGTGGGAACCCCACCCCTGAAGAAGGAGGCGGCGAGACTTCGGCAGCTGCAGCATCGGGGCTGACCTGTCCTGAGAGTCAGGGCGGCCAGGCTCCCGAGCCCGGTGAAAAGGGCGACCCGGGTGCGGTTCCTGAAGCGGAAACCACGTCGGAAACTCCCCTGAAGCTCGGCTCCATCCTGCCGACAACCGGCGCCCTCGCATTCCTCGGTCCTCCAGAAATCGCAGGTGTGAACCTTGCGGTCCAGGAAATCAATGAGGCCGGCGGCGTGCTCGGCCAAGATGTGGAAATCATTCACCGCGACTCCGGCGACACCACTACCGACATCGCCACGCAGTCTGTCACCGACCTCCTGTCGCAGGATGTCAGCGCAATCATCGGCGCTGCCTCCTCCGGCGTCTCCCAGACGGTCATCAACCAGATCACCGGAGCCGGCGTCATCCAGATGTCGCCCGCCAACACGTCCCCGGACTTCACTGATTGGGACGACAACGGGCTGTACTGGCGCACAGCTCCCTCAGATGTTCTGCAGGGCCGTGTGCTCGGCAACTACATCATGTCCTGTGGCGCACAGACCGTAGGCATGATCGTCCTCAATGACGCCTATGGAACCGGCCTGCAGGCCAGCATCAAGGAAGCTGTTGAGAGCGCGGGCGGTCAGGTCGTGGCAGAGGAACTCTTCAACGAGGGCGACTCGCAATTCAGCAGCCAGGTCGATGCGCTTGTTGCAGCGGATCCTGACGCCTACGTTGTCATCAGCTTCGACCAGGCCACCAGCATCATCCCGCTGATGACCGGCCAGGGCGTTGAGCCGGGCCAGATGTTCTTCGTTGACGGCAATACCGCCGACTACAGCGGAGACCTTGATCCCGGTACCCTTGAGGGCGCTCAGGGCACCCAGCCCGGATCCTTCGCAGGTGACGAATTCAAGGAAGCACTGGCCGAGATAGATGACAGCCTGAACGTTTGGAACTACGCGGGCGAAAGCTACGACGCCGTGAACCTCATCGCCCTGGCAGCAGACGCAGCTGGCAGCATCGAGGGCGCGGACATCGCAGCCGAGCTCGAGGCGGTCTCCAAGGACGGCGAGAAGTGCTACGACTACGCGGGCTGCATCACCTTGCAGCGCAACGGTGAGGATATCGACTACGACGGCATCTCCGGCCCCATCTCCTTCGATGAGAACGGTGACCCGACCGAAGCCTTCATCGGTATCTACCAGTTCGATGAGAACAACGTTCCGCAGCCCAGCCGCTCCGAAGCAGGTCAGCTGTAA
- a CDS encoding N-acetyltransferase: MRIRPEIAADRPAALAVIEAAFARPHGGRPVEATLLEQLWDSTAFLPELALVAEDDDGVVCGHVITTRARIGSAQSLGLGPIGVLPAHQGRGIGGALVEESVRRAAKLGESAVVLLGDPLFYGRFRFARADELGVIPPEPRWQEHFLIRPLAGTVPTGPFRYASPFEAL, from the coding sequence GTGAGAATTCGTCCCGAGATCGCAGCCGACCGCCCGGCAGCGCTGGCCGTCATTGAGGCAGCCTTCGCGCGTCCGCACGGTGGCCGGCCTGTTGAGGCGACACTGCTGGAGCAGCTGTGGGATAGCACCGCCTTCCTGCCTGAGCTGGCTCTGGTGGCGGAGGACGACGACGGCGTGGTGTGCGGGCACGTCATCACCACGCGTGCGCGGATCGGGTCCGCACAGTCCCTGGGGCTGGGGCCGATCGGTGTGCTGCCTGCGCACCAGGGCCGGGGAATCGGCGGTGCACTGGTGGAGGAGTCGGTGAGGCGCGCGGCCAAGCTGGGGGAGAGCGCCGTCGTGCTGTTGGGAGATCCGTTGTTCTATGGGCGGTTCCGTTTTGCCCGTGCAGATGAGCTGGGCGTGATCCCGCCCGAACCGCGCTGGCAAGAGCACTTCCTGATTCGGCCGTTAGCCGGGACCGTCCCGACCGGCCCATTCCGGTACGCATCCCCCTTCGAGGCGCTGTGA
- a CDS encoding CHY zinc finger protein produces the protein MRVLGPTVDDQTRCVHYRTELDVVAIQFRCCGEFYPCHLCHAETAGHEAVVWPVAEQDAHAILCGVCKGTMSIEEYLEAACCSSCKAPFNPGCRLHKHLYFG, from the coding sequence GTGAGGGTCCTCGGGCCAACGGTGGATGACCAGACGCGCTGCGTTCACTACCGGACGGAGCTCGACGTCGTTGCCATCCAGTTCCGATGCTGCGGCGAGTTCTACCCCTGCCACCTGTGCCACGCGGAAACGGCAGGGCACGAGGCTGTGGTGTGGCCCGTGGCGGAACAGGACGCGCATGCCATCCTGTGCGGAGTCTGCAAGGGGACCATGTCCATCGAGGAGTACCTGGAAGCCGCTTGCTGCTCCTCCTGCAAGGCGCCCTTCAATCCGGGCTGCCGCCTGCACAAGCACCTGTACTTCGGCTAG